The Salmonella enterica subsp. houtenae serovar Houten genome has a segment encoding these proteins:
- a CDS encoding transposase IS1113: protein MDEKKLKALAAELAKGLKTEADLNQFSRMLTMTK, encoded by the coding sequence ATGGACGAAAAGAAACTCAAAGCGCTGGCGGCTGAACTGGCTAAGGGCCTTAAAACCGAAGCTGATCTTAACCAGTTTTCCCGTATGCTGACGATGACAAAATAA
- a CDS encoding ShET2 enterotoxin, N-terminal region produces the protein MPGTISFSPRSIYFHITTDKYNTSPAKDNPPVEDGGISNIFSVNILTKEEPYFSVKRDKCLNLNGQVNDTISSIPIYCRHIALFWMACFNESGGRIDYQQFTSRDAIGSHISVEESERVYQSPGAIHFVEDENWGSAIFDIFNEMKNHGDKFKALEVNTANHSLVLGLKIKNKPNGDMCVIYLYDPNHTATHQRVEYSIINQNKIKKLKANDFFDEKHKKSYGLVSDGVSIFIDRHKPMSISSIIRYPNNLFHPKVIHHAMSMGLTEIILKVAEDMQILKLMGDEMESLLAARNNDGYYGLAIALQNGHADTIQAYGELIKKAELNPDKIADILQAKVKIKLKEELKEAYVFGLSLALQNGHAHAIRVYGELLNANSAVFDHDKLVELLAAHSVDGAGHRLPALYLALQHGYADAVLAYGELLKAATLSLDETAILLAAKRFDNVPGLLIASNNGHSEAVLAYGKLLKNSCLTADKTAELLAAKNNDGVSALLIALQNGHDEVIRAYGQIINDLEFSPTETEQLLVARCESGLTGLFLALKYGQVNAACRYGELLRSAGLSPYNVAECLAAKGVDGQPGICMAYQNGDTDTMLLYAGLIDYAGVTAEEIAEHLSEEQKVYFLDVVNECQKITL, from the coding sequence ATGCCGGGAACGATTTCATTTTCACCTCGTAGCATTTATTTTCATATAACAACGGACAAATATAATACTTCTCCTGCAAAAGACAACCCTCCTGTTGAGGATGGGGGAATTTCCAATATATTTTCAGTTAATATTCTCACCAAAGAGGAACCCTATTTTTCCGTTAAAAGAGACAAATGTCTGAATTTAAATGGCCAGGTAAACGATACAATTTCTTCGATCCCGATATATTGTCGACATATTGCTTTATTTTGGATGGCGTGTTTTAATGAAAGTGGGGGTCGGATTGATTATCAGCAATTCACTTCCAGGGATGCTATCGGTAGTCATATTTCTGTTGAAGAATCAGAGAGAGTGTATCAGTCTCCAGGGGCAATTCACTTTGTTGAGGATGAAAACTGGGGGAGTGCTATTTTTGATATCTTTAATGAAATGAAAAATCATGGTGATAAATTTAAAGCACTGGAAGTAAATACAGCAAACCACAGCTTAGTATTAGGTTTAAAAATAAAAAATAAACCGAATGGAGATATGTGTGTAATTTATCTTTATGACCCGAATCATACAGCCACTCATCAGCGCGTTGAATACAGCATCATCAATCAAAATAAAATAAAAAAATTGAAAGCAAATGATTTTTTTGACGAAAAGCATAAGAAAAGTTACGGCTTGGTATCCGACGGAGTGTCTATATTTATAGACAGACATAAACCGATGAGTATATCTTCTATAATCAGATATCCGAATAATTTGTTTCATCCAAAGGTGATTCATCATGCAATGAGTATGGGGCTAACTGAGATCATCCTAAAAGTGGCTGAAGACATGCAAATCCTGAAGCTCATGGGGGATGAAATGGAATCACTACTGGCTGCACGAAATAATGATGGTTATTATGGTTTGGCTATTGCTCTCCAGAATGGACATGCAGATACAATCCAGGCATATGGAGAGTTAATCAAAAAAGCAGAATTAAACCCGGATAAAATTGCAGACATACTGCAGGCCAAGGTAAAGATAAAGTTAAAGGAGGAATTAAAGGAGGCGTATGTGTTCGGATTATCACTTGCTCTTCAGAATGGGCATGCGCATGCCATACGCGTTTACGGAGAACTTTTAAATGCAAATTCAGCAGTGTTTGATCACGATAAATTGGTAGAGTTGCTTGCAGCTCATAGCGTGGATGGAGCTGGCCATCGGCTTCCAGCTCTATATTTAGCCCTCCAGCATGGGTATGCTGATGCTGTACTGGCGTATGGAGAACTTCTCAAAGCAGCGACGCTCAGTTTGGATGAAACAGCTATTTTGTTGGCTGCAAAGAGATTTGATAATGTTCCGGGACTGCTTATAGCGTCAAATAATGGGCATTCCGAGGCTGTTCTTGCTTACGGAAAACTACTTAAAAATTCATGTCTGACTGCGGATAAAACAGCAGAATTACTTGCAGCAAAAAATAATGATGGAGTATCTGCTTTACTTATAGCGCTTCAGAACGGACATGATGAGGTCATCAGAGCTTACGGACAGATAATTAATGACCTGGAGTTTAGCCCAACAGAAACTGAACAGCTATTGGTTGCAAGATGTGAGAGCGGTTTAACCGGTTTATTTTTAGCGCTTAAATATGGGCAGGTGAATGCGGCCTGTAGATATGGCGAATTGCTTCGTTCTGCGGGGTTGAGCCCATATAACGTCGCGGAATGTCTGGCAGCAAAAGGTGTGGATGGTCAGCCAGGAATATGTATGGCGTATCAGAATGGAGATACTGATACCATGCTTTTGTATGCAGGTTTAATCGATTATGCAGGGGTTACGGCTGAGGAAATCGCAGAACATTTATCAGAAGAACAGAAAGTCTATTTTCTTGATGTTGTTAATGAGTGTCAGAAGATTACCTTGTAG
- the thiG gene encoding thiazole synthase, whose product MLRIADKTFDSHLFTGTGKFASAQLMVDAIRASGSQLVTLAMKRVDLQKPNDAILAPLLEAGVTLLPNTSGAKTAEEAIFAAQLAREALGTHWLKLEIHPDARWLLPDPIETLKAAEALVKLDFVVLPYCGADPVLCKRLEEVGCAAVMPLGAPIGSNQGLETKAMLEIIIQQATVPVVVDAGIGIPSHAAQALEMGADAVLVNTAIAVADDPVMMAHAFRLAVEAGLLARQAVPGNGSTYASATSPLTGFLEASV is encoded by the coding sequence ATGTTACGCATTGCCGATAAAACGTTTGATTCGCATCTGTTCACCGGCACCGGGAAATTTGCTTCTGCGCAGCTAATGGTCGACGCCATCCGCGCTTCAGGTAGCCAACTGGTGACGCTGGCGATGAAGCGCGTCGATTTACAGAAGCCAAATGATGCCATCCTGGCGCCGCTTCTTGAGGCTGGTGTCACGCTGTTGCCCAATACTTCAGGGGCGAAAACCGCCGAAGAGGCGATCTTCGCCGCCCAACTGGCGCGCGAAGCGCTGGGAACACACTGGCTGAAGCTCGAAATTCACCCCGATGCACGCTGGTTGCTGCCGGACCCGATTGAGACGCTGAAAGCCGCCGAAGCGCTGGTGAAGCTGGACTTTGTGGTGCTGCCCTACTGCGGCGCAGACCCGGTATTGTGTAAACGGCTGGAAGAGGTTGGCTGCGCGGCGGTGATGCCGCTTGGCGCGCCCATCGGTTCCAATCAGGGGCTGGAAACCAAAGCCATGCTGGAGATTATCATTCAGCAGGCCACCGTACCGGTGGTGGTGGACGCCGGTATCGGCATACCCAGCCATGCGGCGCAGGCGCTGGAAATGGGCGCAGATGCGGTGCTGGTCAATACGGCGATTGCCGTGGCGGATGACCCGGTCATGATGGCTCACGCCTTCCGGCTGGCGGTGGAGGCGGGATTACTCGCGCGTCAGGCGGTGCCGGGTAATGGTAGCACCTACGCCAGCGCCACCAGCCCGCTTACCGGATTCCTGGAGGCGTCGGTATGA
- the thiH gene encoding thiamine biosynthesis protein ThiH, whose product MKTFTDRWRQLEWDDIRLRINSKTAADVTRALNASRLSHEDMMALLSPAAADYLEPLAQRAQKLTRQRFGNTVSFYVPLYLSNLCANDCTYCGFSMSNRIKRKTLDDVEIKRECAAIRKLGFEHLLLVTGEHQAKVGMDYFRRHLPAIRRQFSSLQMEVQPLSQENYAELKTLGIDGVMVYQETYHEAIYAQHHLKGKKQDFFWRLETPDRLGRAGIDKIGLGALIGLSDNWRVDCYMVAEHVLWMQKHYWQSRYSVSFPRLRPCTGGVEPASVMDEKQLVQVICAFRLFSPEIELSLSTRESPWFRDNVIPLAINNVSAFSKTQPGGYADDHPELEQFSPHDARRPEVVADALTAQGLQPVWKDWDRYLGRASQTR is encoded by the coding sequence ATGAAAACGTTCACCGACCGCTGGCGGCAACTGGAATGGGACGATATCCGGCTACGTATCAACAGCAAAACTGCCGCCGATGTGACGCGGGCGCTGAATGCTTCACGCCTCAGCCACGAGGATATGATGGCGTTACTCTCTCCCGCTGCCGCCGATTACCTGGAGCCGCTGGCGCAGCGCGCGCAAAAACTTACCCGCCAGCGTTTCGGCAATACCGTCAGCTTTTATGTTCCGCTCTATCTCTCGAACCTGTGCGCCAATGACTGTACCTACTGCGGCTTCTCGATGAGCAACCGCATTAAGCGTAAAACGCTGGATGACGTGGAGATTAAGCGGGAGTGCGCGGCTATCCGTAAGCTGGGTTTTGAGCATCTCCTGCTGGTGACCGGAGAACATCAGGCCAAAGTCGGAATGGATTATTTTCGTCGCCATTTACCGGCTATTCGCCGCCAGTTTTCATCGTTACAGATGGAAGTTCAGCCCTTGTCGCAAGAAAACTACGCGGAGCTCAAAACGCTGGGGATCGATGGCGTGATGGTTTATCAGGAGACTTATCATGAGGCAATCTATGCACAGCATCACCTGAAGGGAAAGAAACAGGACTTTTTCTGGCGGCTGGAAACGCCTGATCGATTGGGTCGGGCAGGTATCGACAAAATCGGTCTTGGCGCGCTAATTGGTCTGTCGGACAACTGGCGGGTGGATTGCTATATGGTAGCTGAACATGTGCTGTGGATGCAGAAACACTACTGGCAGAGTCGCTATTCTGTTTCCTTCCCGCGTCTGCGCCCGTGTACTGGCGGTGTGGAACCCGCGTCTGTGATGGATGAAAAGCAACTGGTCCAGGTCATTTGCGCATTTCGTCTTTTCTCGCCAGAAATTGAGCTGTCGCTCTCCACCCGCGAATCGCCGTGGTTTCGCGATAACGTGATCCCGCTGGCGATCAACAACGTCAGCGCCTTCTCGAAAACGCAGCCCGGTGGGTATGCTGACGATCATCCCGAACTGGAGCAGTTTTCTCCCCACGATGCCCGGCGGCCTGAAGTGGTTGCCGATGCGCTAACAGCACAGGGACTGCAACCCGTGTGGAAAGACTGGGACCGTTATCTGGGGCGCGCTTCGCAAACGCGGTGA
- a CDS encoding NleB — protein MIPPLNRCVPALSENELVKTVTNRDIQFTSFNGKDYPLCLLDEKTPLLFQWFERNPARFGKNDIPIINTEKNPYLNNIIKAATIEKERVVGIFVDGDFFPGQKDAFSKLEYDYENIKVIYRNDIDFSMYDKKLSEIYMENISKQESMPEEKRDYHLLQLLKKELSDIQEGNDSLIKSYLLDKGHGWFDFYRNMAMLKAGQLFLEADKVGCYDLSPNSGCIYLDADMIITEKLGGIYIPDGIAVHVERIDGRASMENGIIAVDRNNHPALLAGLEIMHTKFDADPYSDGVCNGIRKHFNYTLNEEYNSFCDFIEFKHDNIIMNTSQFTQSSWARHVQ, from the coding sequence ATGATTCCACCATTAAATAGATGTGTTCCCGCGCTTTCAGAAAATGAATTGGTTAAAACTGTTACCAACAGGGACATTCAGTTTACAAGTTTTAATGGAAAAGATTATCCCTTGTGCCTTTTAGATGAGAAAACCCCTCTTCTTTTCCAGTGGTTTGAGCGGAATCCAGCTCGCTTTGGGAAAAATGATATACCTATAATTAACACAGAGAAAAACCCCTACCTTAACAATATCATTAAAGCAGCAACAATTGAAAAAGAGCGTGTTGTAGGTATTTTTGTAGATGGTGATTTTTTTCCGGGGCAAAAGGATGCTTTTTCAAAACTTGAGTATGACTATGAAAACATAAAAGTCATATATAGAAATGATATTGACTTTAGCATGTACGATAAAAAACTATCAGAAATTTATATGGAAAATATTTCTAAGCAAGAGTCCATGCCAGAAGAAAAAAGGGATTATCATTTACTGCAGCTATTGAAAAAAGAATTGAGTGATATTCAAGAGGGTAATGATTCATTAATTAAATCTTACTTACTAGATAAAGGCCATGGATGGTTTGATTTTTACAGAAATATGGCTATGTTAAAGGCTGGTCAGTTATTTTTGGAGGCGGATAAGGTAGGGTGTTATGATTTATCACCAAATAGTGGGTGTATATATCTCGATGCTGATATGATTATCACGGAAAAACTGGGGGGTATATATATTCCGGATGGAATCGCTGTTCATGTAGAAAGGATAGATGGACGTGCTTCTATGGAAAACGGGATAATAGCTGTTGATCGCAATAACCATCCGGCTTTACTTGCTGGATTGGAAATAATGCATACCAAATTTGATGCTGATCCCTATTCTGATGGTGTATGTAATGGAATTAGAAAACATTTTAATTATACTTTAAATGAAGAGTATAATTCGTTCTGCGATTTTATTGAGTTTAAGCATGATAACATTATAATGAATACCAGTCAGTTTACGCAAAGTTCATGGGCGAGGCATGTGCAGTAG